One region of Eupeodes corollae chromosome 1, idEupCoro1.1, whole genome shotgun sequence genomic DNA includes:
- the LOC129949376 gene encoding uncharacterized protein LOC129949376 — MTGKKRQQSPKKSADLEHLVHQRLQIKNNIIRIKTGLEEKTLSLNPIELECRLDILNSYIDQLMNCQSEIESEDRADDSRGELEDICVGAKALLISHVNKRRKSSVVDYSFSNPHHSRLPKMSLPKFSGKYSEYKNFISLFESLVDNDPMLPDIEKFNHLISCLSGAALGTVKAFQITEQNYPKALASLKKVYDNNCLIFFDNVSTLFELKEISKPSASSLRSMIDTVSAIYDSLLSLGDEKNITNAIIIHLVMSKVDAITRSKWEEQLDFNTLPLWKDCEEALNKRYQHLSAEEASSAKSKSSDKPSKTNQDSSRLKHSRSSFACVNSQQNKSKCLYCKSNDHYITTCQNFTALPVQQRFEYAKSVPICINCLRKGHTVSKCKMSRCSVCNRSHHTLLHQYESTFNSLPAQPSTSFQAMHASVSADKVILATALVQIKGSSGEYMIARALLDSGSQLNFITEELAQRLKLRKEEKPLNLLGIGKASATVNKKVHAEVKSRFNDHSFSADYWVMNSISSYQPDQAINTSDWNIPSNIQLADPYFNKPQKIDLLIGADTFFELLSVGQIKQGPEFPTIQKTIFGWIISGKYPKGTNNSTKHCNLVCQCEDLSDLDEKIPKLWLLEEFPGETKKYFTPEQQLCEKHFVENTKLLPTGRFEVKLPFKLSSNSLGSSFETAKRRFLALERKLSKNSDLRGMYMDFMKEYILLGHMSPTNNEIPKGPHYFIPHQCVLRPQSTSTKLRVVFDASSRTSSQLSLNDILMVGPTIQEELFSTLLRFRTHKYAITADITKMYRQVLVAEEHTNYQLIVWRQHPSQLLQIFRLNTVTYGTSPAPFLAIRCLQMLGDANESSFPTGSDIIRRDFYVDDLLTGADNLETLKILKFEIQEILTKGGFQLAKWFSNHPEYLNKDSSEKSINFNDSDFTKTLGMCWHPKEDTFSFNLDNNFHDLRATKRNILSVSARLFDPLGLLCPIVTKAKILLQELWVAKIEWDESIPLRLDTSWQNFKTNLSQLGEIKIPRFVETHSNAKIQVHGFADASTRAYGCCIYIRSQSTAGIKSTLLTAKSRVAPLKTKSIPRLELCAAHTLAKLWTRVEAMLSLDIDQVIFWTDSEITLHWIKTHPSTLATFVANRVSDIQEWTQKVSWRHVPTKQNPADILSRGCNVEEINASIWFKGPQFLLNEQSSWPVNSHFELSPEDEALEKRKTNTALIAVEKPRTKLLEFIEEESSYNDLITTFAYIMRFFKISNNKTERTFEELPTAKERNLAFLRIVEIVQSYEFPQEIEKLRRKITLQNSFQKLNPFIHEFQDNKFSFSLIRVGGRLFNAPIEYDKKFPLLLTKNSPFVRTYLTYLHRKNYHAGPQAMVALLREKIWLINAKEACQKVVRQCINCFKYKPKLLTQIMGNLPADRLRAQRPFLVCGVDFCGPVHTTLKIRGRSPNKTYICVFVCFASKAVHIELASNLSSECFILVLKRFICRRGLPKTIYCDNGTNFVGAQTILREIQEEIERGAKAVRRYAAEEGFNFALIPPRAPHFGGLWEAAVKAAKTLLQRTVGNALLTTEELLTVVIEVEAILNSRPIAPLSADPNDGEALTPAHLLIGSSLRSLPPEPVPERQTGCLKRWQLLCWLKQQFWLKWSKEYLLGLQARSKWVQEQPNLVVGKLVLIHEDNSPPQRWKTGRVIGVVEGQDGKVRVADVKTSSGVLRRPIVKLAPLPDEEY, encoded by the coding sequence atgACGGGCAAGAAAAGGCAGCAATCACCAAAGAAAAGCGCAGATCTTGAACATTTGGTTCATCAGcgattacaaattaaaaataatataattcgcATTAAAACGGGTCTTGAGGAAAAAACTTTATCGTTAAATCCAATTGAATTAGAATGTCgattagatattttaaattcatatattGATCAATTAATGAATTGTCAGTCGGAAATAGAATCCGAAGATCGTGCTGATGATTCTCGCGGTGAATTGGAAGACATTTGCGTTGGTGCTAAAGCACTACTTATATCACATGTCAATAAAAGGCGAAAGTCTAGTGTAGTTGATTATTCATTCAGCAACCCACACCATTCACGACTTCCAAAAATGTCTTTGCCTAAATTCAGTGGAAAGTActctgaatataaaaattttatcagcCTTTTCGAAAGTTTGGTAGACAACGATCCAATGCTTCCAGATATTGAAAAGTTCAATCATTTAATTTCCTGTTTATCAGGTGCAGCTTTAGGAACAGTTAAAGCTTTCCAAATTACAGAACAAAACTATCCAAAAGCATtagcaagtttaaaaaaagtctaCGATAATAATTGTTTAATCTTTTTCGACAATGTTTCCacactttttgaattgaaagaaaTTTCCAAACCATCCGCGTCCTCATTGCGAAGCATGATCGACACAGTGTCTGCAATTTATGATTCGCTTCTTTCATTGGGTGATGAAAAGAATATAACAAACGCGATCATTATACATTTAGTTATGTCAAAGGTGGATGCAATCACTAGGTCAAAATGGGAAGAACAACTAGATTTCAATACTCTTCCTTTATGGAAAGATTGTGAAGAAGCTCTTAATAAAAGATATCAGCATCTTTCTGCTGAAGAAGCTTCAAGTGCAAAGTCAAAATCTTCCGATAAGCCCTCCAAAACTAACCAAGATTCAAGTCGTTTAAAACATTCAAGGTCCTCATTTGCTTGTGTAAACTCGCaacaaaataaatccaaatGCCTATATTGCAAATCAAACGACCATTATATAACGAcgtgtcaaaattttactgcgTTGCCTGTCCAGCAAAGATTCGAGTATGCTAAAAGTGTTCCTATTTGCATTAACTGCCTTCGAAAAGGACACACAGTTTCGAAATGCAAAATGAGTCGATGCAGCGTTTGCAATCGATCTCATCACACATTATTGCACCAGTACGAATCAACTTTTAATAGTTTACCGGCACAACCTTCAACAAGTTTTCAAGCTATGCATGCCTCAGTTTCGGCTGATAAAGTTATTCTTGCCACTGCACTTGTGCAAATAAAGGGCAGCTCTGGAGAATACATGATAGCTCGAGCATTACTTGATTCTGGCTCTCAATTAAACTTCATAACAGAAGAATTAGCCCAAAGATTAAAACTTCGAAAGGAAGAAAAACCTTTGAATCTGCTTGGCATTGGAAAGGCAAGTGCTACAGTGAATAAAAAAGTACATGCAGAAGTAAAATCAAGATTTAATGATCATTCGTTTTCTGCTGATTATTGGGTAATGAACTCAATATCGTCTTATCAGCCGGATCAAGCAATAAATACTTCGGATTGGAATATTCCTTCCAACATTCAACTAGCTGATCCATATTTTAATAAGCCACAAAAGATTGACCTACTTATTGGAGCAgacacattttttgaattgttgtcGGTTGGTCAAATTAAACAAGGTCCCGAATTTCCAACTATTCAAAAGACAATTTTTGGCTGGATAATATCTGGGAAATATCCCAAGGGTACAAATAACAGTACCAAGCATTGCAATCTAGTATGTCAGTGTGAAGATTTATCAGATTTAGATGAAAAGATACCAAAACTCTGGTTATTGGAAGAATTTCCTGGCgaaacgaaaaaatattttactccaGAACAACAATTGTGTGAAAAACACtttgttgaaaatacaaaacttttgccGACAGGTCGTTTTGAGGTTAAACTTCCCTTCAAATTATCCTCAAACTCGCTTGGATCATCATTCGAAACTGCCAAACGTAGATTTCTTGCACTTGAGCGCAAATTATCCAAAAACAGCGATTTGAGAGGAATGTATATGGATTTCATGaaagaatacattttgttgGGTCATATGTCACcaacaaataatgaaattcCAAAGGGCCCGCACTATTTCATTCCACATCAGTGTGTTTTGCGACCACAAAGTACAAGTACTAAGTTGAGAGTTGTTTTCGACGCCTCAAGTCGAACATCTTCTCAACTATCACTGAATGACATCTTGATGGTTGGGCCAACCATTCAAGAGGAGCTATTTTCGACGTTGCTCCGTTTTCGTACACACAAATATGCTATTACGGCTGATATTACGAAAATGTACCGGCAAGTTCTTGTTGCGGAAGAGCACACGAATTACCAGCTCATAGTGTGGAGGCAGCATCCGTCCCAACTATTGCAAATCTTTCGTTTAAACACCGTAACGTATGGTACGTCTCCAGCGCCATTTTTAGCGATACGGTGTTTACAAATGTTGGGCGATGCTAACGAATCTTCTTTCCCCACGGGGTCAGATATAATTCGAAGAGATTTTTACGTTGATGATCTCTTAACTGGTGCTGATAATCTTGAAAcccttaaaatattgaaattcgaGATTCAAGAAATCCTCACAAAAGGAGGGTTTCAATTAGCCAAATGGTTTTCAAATCATCCAGAGTATCTAAATAAGGATAGTTctgaaaaatcaattaattttaatgattcAGATTTCACAAAAACTCTGGGAATGTGTTGGCACCCTAAAGAAGATACATTCAGCTTCAATTTGGACAATAATTTTCATGATCTACGAGCTACTAAGAGAAACATATTATCAGTTTCCGCTCGTCTTTTCGATCCTCTTGGTTTGTTATGCCCCATAGTAACCAAAGCCAAAATCTTATTACAAGAGCTTTGGGTTGCAAAGATTGAATGGGATGAGTCGATTCCATTGCGCCTTGATACAAGTtggcaaaatttcaaaactaatttatcTCAACTTGGCGAGATAAAAATTCCAAGATTTGTCGAAACTCATTCGAacgcaaaaattcaagttcatgGGTTTGCCGATGCTTCGACGAGAGCTTACGGTTGTTGTATTTACATCCGAAGCCAAAGCACAGCCGGTATCAAGTCGACGCTATTAACTGCAAAGTCTAGGGTGGCCCCTTTGAAAACGAAATCGATCCCTCGATTAGAACTTTGCGCAGCGCATACTCTTGCTAAGCTATGGACAAGAGTAGAGGCAATGTTGAGTCTTGACATCGACCAAGTTATTTTCTGGACCGATTCCGAAATAACTTTGCATTGGATAAAAACACATCCATCTACGCTTGCAACCTTTGTTGCAAATCGTGTGTCCGACATCCAAGAGTGGACACAAAAAGTATCATGGAGACATgtaccaacaaaacaaaatccagCAGACATTCTGTCAAGAGGCTGTAACGTTGAAGAAATCAATGCTTCAATTTGGTTCAAAGGTCCACAGTTCTTGTTAAACGAACAATCATCGTGGCCGGTCAATTCGCATTTTGAATTGTCTCCAGAAGATGAAGCTTTAGagaaacgaaaaacaaacaCGGCTCTAATAGCAGTAGAAAAACCTCGAACTAAACTTCTAGAATTTATAGAAGAAGAATCCTCATATAACGACCTTATTACTACGTTTGCTTATATAATGcgattctttaaaatatctaataaCAAAACAGAAAGAACATTTGAAGAATTGCCAACGGCAAAAGAAAGAAACTTGGCGTTTCTAAGAATAGTTGAAATCGTCCAAAGTTATGAATTCccacaagaaattgaaaaacttcgTAGGAAAATAACTcttcaaaatagttttcaaaaacttaatccGTTTATTCATGAATTTCAAGataacaaattttcattttcgctGATTCGTGTAGGTGGCCGTCTCTTTAACGCCCCAATTGAATATGATAAAAAATTCCCGCTTTTGTTAACCAAAAATTCACCATTTGTAAGAACGTACTTAACGTATTTGCATCGAAAAAATTACCATGCTGGACCTCAAGCTATGGTGGCATTGCTTCGTGAAAAGATTTGGCTAATAAATGCAAAAGAAGCTTGCCAAAAGGTTGTGCGACAatgtataaattgttttaagtacAAACCAAAATTACTCACACAAATAATGGGTAATTTACCGGCGGATCGATTGCGAGCGCAACGACCGTTCTTAGTATGTGGCGTAGATTTCTGTGGCCCGGTACACACCACCCTTAAAATTCGTGGCCGGTCACccaataaaacttatatttgcGTCTTTGTTTGTTTCGCCTCCAAAGCTGTACACATTGAATTAGCTTCTAATTTGTCGTCTGAATGTTTTATTCTCGTTCTTAAAAGGTTTATCTGTCGCCGAGGACTTCCGAAGACGATCTACTGCGACAACGGGACGAACTTTGTCGGAGCTCAGACGATCTTGAGGGAAATTCAAGAGGAGATAGAGCGAGGAGCAAAAGCTGTTCGACGGTACGCAGCAGAGGAAGGCTTCAACTTCGCCTTGATACCGCCCAGGGCACCGCATTTCGGAGGTCTATGGGAAGCGGCGGTGAAAGCGGCGAAAACGCTGTTACAGCGTACCGTGGGCAACGCACTTCTCACAACAGAAGAGCTGCTCACCGTAGTCATCGAGGTCGAGGCAATCCTCAATTCAAGGCCAATCGCACCGCTAAGCGCAGACCCCAACGACGGAGAAGCCCTCACCCCAGCGCATCTACTAATCGGCAGCAGCTTACGATCGCTGCCCCCAGAACCAGTTCCGGAACGGCAAACGGGCTGCTTGAAAAGATGGCAGCTTCTATGCTGGCTCAAGCAGCAGTTCTGGCTGAAGTGGTCCAAGGAGTATCTGCTTGGCCTACAAGCGCGATCCAAGTGGGTACAGGAGCAGCCCAATCTCGTCGTCGGCAAACTAGTTCTTATCCACGAGGACAACTCGCCTCCTCAGCGGTGGAAAACAGGACGAGTTATAGGGGTCGTCGAAGGGCAGGACGGCAAGGTCAGGGTCGCCGACGTCAAAACATCAAGTGGTGTACTCAGACGCCCAATCGTCAAACTGGCCCCACTTCCCGATGAAGAATATTGA